The proteins below are encoded in one region of Nitrospira lenta:
- a CDS encoding glycosyltransferase produces MSISDRSMLKTLALREKTRDEYLLQRDPIADDRLRWRAQSFRHLVHLLPGQTILEVGCGQGLFTRQLVQVTHGRNPITAVTFDGPARQPSQIQDAVEFVAAGSDSDILSGRQFDFVVAIDLLDKHNCAMLLQQVLERLKPGGQVVFYESNPWNVVLKLRRLLARIFGKADPRSLLSREQLYELMSEVGFVRVFAVYNDFVFAPLSRRLIGLFRNLSIVLENAPGIRTLAGSILVHAQKPPRVVARPAVSLAEHEGLKHAISVVVPCYNEQMNVGPLVEGLRRLYDDYLHEIILVDDNSTDETAAVIRNMAATDSRIRLVSRTGPNGVGRALSDGYRAVTGRYVLTMDCDFQHLLPEIADLFDEAVKGYDVVVGSRFSRHSVLLNYPFGKIVANRGFHLIAQILLLRRFRDLTNNLKLLRREVVEQLCLVEPWFAVNAETGLQPLLMGYQVKEVPISWINRTPDMGMSSFKLAQVGWGYWRVLGRLWLRSVCGAGAYRGLAVRTGARKTWRSTDAEQLRALGKRE; encoded by the coding sequence ATGAGTATCTCTGACCGATCAATGCTCAAAACCCTAGCGCTTCGAGAGAAGACGCGAGACGAGTATCTGCTGCAGCGGGACCCTATTGCGGACGATCGGCTTCGTTGGCGCGCCCAGTCTTTCCGGCATCTGGTGCATCTCTTGCCCGGGCAAACCATTCTTGAAGTCGGGTGCGGACAGGGGCTCTTCACACGGCAGCTCGTACAGGTGACTCACGGGAGGAACCCCATTACCGCCGTGACCTTCGATGGCCCGGCCCGCCAGCCGAGCCAAATCCAAGATGCCGTCGAGTTTGTCGCCGCCGGTTCGGATTCGGACATTCTGAGCGGGCGGCAATTTGATTTCGTTGTCGCGATTGACCTGCTCGACAAGCACAACTGCGCGATGTTGCTCCAACAGGTGCTGGAACGTTTGAAGCCTGGCGGGCAGGTCGTGTTCTATGAAAGTAATCCCTGGAACGTGGTCCTCAAGCTTCGCCGGCTGCTGGCGCGGATCTTCGGGAAGGCCGACCCCCGGTCCCTTCTGAGCCGGGAACAATTGTATGAGTTGATGTCGGAAGTGGGCTTTGTCCGAGTCTTTGCCGTCTACAACGATTTCGTCTTCGCGCCGCTCTCCCGGCGGTTGATAGGGTTGTTTCGCAATCTCTCGATCGTCCTAGAGAATGCGCCGGGGATTCGGACGTTGGCGGGATCTATTCTGGTCCATGCTCAAAAGCCGCCGCGCGTGGTGGCGCGACCGGCGGTGTCGCTGGCCGAACATGAGGGACTCAAGCATGCGATCTCGGTTGTCGTGCCGTGCTACAACGAACAGATGAATGTCGGGCCCTTGGTGGAGGGCTTGCGCCGGCTCTATGACGATTATCTGCACGAGATTATTTTGGTCGACGACAACAGCACCGACGAGACTGCGGCGGTCATCAGGAATATGGCGGCAACCGACAGCCGGATTCGGCTGGTCTCGCGCACCGGGCCTAACGGAGTCGGCCGCGCCTTATCCGACGGCTATCGGGCGGTGACAGGACGCTATGTCCTCACTATGGATTGCGATTTTCAACATCTGTTGCCGGAGATCGCGGATCTGTTCGACGAGGCCGTGAAAGGGTATGACGTGGTGGTCGGAAGCCGCTTCTCCCGGCATAGTGTCTTGCTGAACTATCCGTTCGGAAAAATCGTTGCGAATCGCGGCTTCCATCTGATCGCGCAGATTCTCTTGCTCCGCCGCTTCCGGGACCTTACCAATAATCTGAAGCTGCTTCGCCGGGAAGTCGTGGAGCAGCTGTGCCTTGTGGAGCCGTGGTTCGCGGTGAATGCGGAGACGGGGTTGCAACCGCTGTTGATGGGCTATCAGGTGAAGGAAGTTCCGATTTCCTGGATCAATCGCACGCCGGATATGGGCATGTCCTCGTTCAAGCTGGCCCAGGTGGGATGGGGATATTGGCGGGTCCTGGGCCGTCTGTGGCTGCGCAGCGTGTGTGGCGCGGGGGCCTATCGCGGGCTTGCGGTTCGGACGGGAGCGCGAAAGACCTGGCGGAGCACCGATGCCGAACAGCTCCGTGCGTTAGGTAAACGCGAGTGA
- a CDS encoding glycosyltransferase family 2 protein, producing the protein MSDGCLASTRPMVSVVLPCLNEEAAIGACLQKILDTFDRARLDGEIVVCDNGSTDRSVAIAEKMGARVVHQPERGYGNAYLKGFASAKGRYLVMGDADDTYDFTMIPAFLDKLREGDDFVTGSRYLEGGHARIPFLHRFFGNPVLTKILNVLFRTAYTDVYCGYRAFSRRAYDLIQPVSPGMEFNLELAINAGLAGLKIAELPIQLAERKGESKLRTFRDGWRSLRMMLIYCPNKVFFLPGAVSLALGCAAHLVSLAGLIQFNEKPLGTATGIFGTIFSVVGFQIMSVGLHAKTYSWSRRFDKNNKGLGTFYDWFRLETGLLLGGGVLFIGVALLGFLVWEWVESGFAPLSHPEWASLGATLVIVGGGTIFSSLFISAMSMKKI; encoded by the coding sequence ATGAGTGACGGATGTTTGGCCTCAACGCGGCCAATGGTCTCCGTCGTGCTCCCCTGCCTCAATGAGGAGGCCGCTATCGGCGCCTGTCTCCAGAAAATCCTGGACACGTTCGACAGGGCGCGGCTCGATGGCGAAATTGTGGTGTGTGACAATGGATCGACGGACCGCTCTGTGGCGATTGCCGAGAAGATGGGCGCCCGAGTCGTGCATCAGCCGGAACGCGGATATGGGAATGCGTACTTGAAGGGGTTTGCGAGCGCCAAGGGCAGGTATCTGGTCATGGGCGATGCCGACGACACCTATGACTTTACGATGATTCCGGCCTTTCTCGACAAGCTGCGAGAGGGGGACGATTTTGTGACCGGGAGCCGGTACCTGGAAGGGGGGCACGCCCGGATTCCCTTTCTTCATCGATTCTTCGGCAACCCCGTGCTGACAAAAATTTTGAACGTGCTGTTCAGGACCGCCTATACGGATGTGTATTGTGGGTATCGCGCATTTAGTCGGCGGGCGTACGACCTGATCCAGCCGGTCAGCCCCGGCATGGAGTTTAATCTCGAACTGGCCATCAATGCGGGCTTGGCCGGTTTGAAGATCGCCGAGTTGCCGATCCAACTGGCCGAGCGAAAAGGCGAGTCGAAGCTGCGCACGTTTCGCGATGGGTGGCGAAGCCTGCGCATGATGTTGATCTACTGTCCCAATAAGGTGTTCTTCTTGCCGGGTGCCGTGTCACTGGCGCTTGGATGTGCCGCGCATTTGGTCTCGCTGGCCGGTCTCATCCAGTTCAATGAGAAGCCCCTTGGAACCGCGACGGGGATCTTCGGCACGATCTTCAGCGTGGTGGGGTTTCAGATTATGAGCGTAGGGTTGCATGCCAAGACCTATTCCTGGAGCCGGCGCTTTGACAAGAACAATAAAGGGCTGGGAACGTTCTACGACTGGTTTCGGCTTGAGACCGGTCTGCTGCTCGGCGGGGGCGTTCTGTTCATCGGGGTGGCGCTCCTGGGCTTCCTGGTCTGGGAGTGGGTGGAGTCTGGATTTGCGCCGCTCTCACATCCTGAGTGGGCCTCGCTGGGCGCGACACTGGTGATTGTCGGCGGAGGGACCATTTTTTCTTCGCTGTTCATCTCCGCTATGTCGATGAAGAAAATATGA
- a CDS encoding glycosyltransferase family 39 protein, whose protein sequence is MKPGDVTAVESAGMLDRAVRWLDGRAEALSEVCERHWVLLLGVLAIVYFVATSVLAMRKPLWNDELFTYFIAQATTPASIWDALYTGADQNPYPFYLLTRLSLAVFGVSEWALRFPEMVGVWMAAVCLFFLVKSRSSALYGFTAMMGLLVTNAQFYSYEARPYGLVLGFAAMAWACWAAAAEGKGRPWSLIGLWGSLGAAVGSHYYAVFVFVPLGIAECVRLYRNRRLDWPLWAAIVGGLLPLAFLWPLIQQARGYSRGFWATPSWKGIPDTYSMLLMPAPLLFMLLLITAGVVAYLQQGGRARTPAPALPVIPDHEWAAALAFAALPVIGVAVTLCTTGAFTPRYVLPTVLGISALVALTLFRLCNGRALLGVVGIAIAVVGFVMLTVRAFPYTAASAVGPVAEFLTVTTTEELPIVVSDPHNFMMLAHYAPGDLSSRLVYLADPEASLRHMGHDTMDRGMVDLNPWFRMNVKESRAFQQSCGRFFLYVHGGFLGGPLANGLSVPDFNWLLSDLILGEWHLELLRRQENHLLFLVTRARDDAPKVGGMVQP, encoded by the coding sequence ATGAAGCCCGGTGACGTGACGGCGGTGGAGAGTGCCGGGATGCTCGATCGAGCCGTGCGCTGGCTTGACGGTCGTGCGGAGGCATTGAGCGAGGTGTGCGAGAGACACTGGGTATTGCTGTTGGGCGTGCTCGCGATCGTCTACTTTGTGGCGACCAGCGTGTTGGCCATGCGCAAGCCCCTGTGGAATGATGAATTATTTACTTATTTTATCGCACAGGCTACGACACCGGCGAGTATCTGGGATGCCCTGTACACAGGGGCAGACCAAAACCCCTACCCCTTTTATCTTTTGACTCGGCTCTCACTGGCGGTGTTTGGAGTGAGTGAGTGGGCCCTTCGGTTTCCAGAAATGGTTGGGGTGTGGATGGCGGCTGTCTGCCTGTTCTTTCTCGTGAAGAGCCGCAGTTCAGCGCTCTATGGATTCACGGCGATGATGGGTCTCCTTGTCACCAACGCACAGTTCTATAGTTATGAAGCTAGGCCCTACGGGCTGGTGCTTGGGTTTGCGGCGATGGCGTGGGCCTGTTGGGCCGCCGCAGCTGAAGGGAAGGGACGCCCCTGGTCTCTCATCGGCCTGTGGGGAAGCCTGGGTGCAGCGGTGGGGTCTCACTACTACGCGGTATTTGTGTTTGTTCCCCTTGGGATCGCCGAGTGCGTGAGGCTGTATCGCAATCGACGGCTTGATTGGCCCTTGTGGGCGGCGATTGTTGGCGGGCTGCTCCCGCTGGCATTCTTATGGCCTCTGATCCAACAAGCCCGCGGCTATTCCCGAGGTTTCTGGGCGACTCCGAGTTGGAAAGGGATTCCGGACACCTATTCGATGTTGCTGATGCCTGCGCCACTGCTCTTCATGCTGCTACTGATCACCGCCGGTGTGGTCGCCTATCTGCAGCAGGGAGGAAGGGCTCGGACTCCGGCTCCGGCCTTACCGGTGATTCCCGATCATGAATGGGCGGCCGCCCTGGCATTCGCCGCCTTACCGGTGATCGGTGTGGCGGTCACGCTGTGTACGACCGGCGCGTTCACGCCGCGCTATGTGTTGCCAACTGTGCTAGGGATCAGTGCCTTGGTCGCGTTGACATTGTTCCGGCTCTGCAATGGCCGAGCGCTGCTAGGTGTCGTGGGAATCGCTATTGCTGTAGTGGGGTTCGTGATGTTAACGGTGCGGGCCTTCCCGTACACGGCGGCTTCAGCTGTGGGCCCTGTGGCCGAGTTCTTGACTGTCACGACAACAGAGGAACTTCCTATCGTGGTTTCCGACCCTCACAACTTCATGATGCTGGCACACTATGCACCGGGAGACTTGTCTTCACGACTTGTGTATCTAGCCGATCCGGAAGCATCCTTGAGGCACATGGGGCACGACACGATGGATCGAGGCATGGTAGACCTCAATCCCTGGTTTCGCATGAATGTGAAAGAATCGCGAGCGTTCCAGCAATCGTGCGGACGATTTTTTCTGTATGTGCACGGTGGATTTCTGGGCGGGCCGTTGGCCAACGGACTCTCCGTGCCAGATTTCAACTGGCTTCTTTCTGACCTGATACTGGGAGAATGGCACTTGGAATTGTTACGCAGGCAGGAGAATCATCTGCTCTTTCTTGTTACCCGAGCTCGCGATGACGCACCGAAAGTCGGAGGGATGGTGCAGCCATGA
- a CDS encoding ArnT family glycosyltransferase, translated as MPTMWAMWRGETSKERTVYVILGLLIVALWLPRMQGPIDFRWDGGVYYVLGTSLAEGKGYRLLNEPGEIQANQYPPLFPLIIAAHQLVLGTSDPLVVGRLLRFSSFLAFTAYIFAIYTLMRRHLSIPLAFWGTVVTLLSVYTYFLSDLCFPDMLYGFLTVGFLLVYDRDVRTSSSAWAGAVAIAAVALRTAGIALLVAWIGEGLVRRQWKTAFIRSLMAALPVLGWFSYVQSVETSAGYQHPAYAYQRADYMFYNVSYAKNVSLIDPFDPTLGYSTVGDRVGRFLSNVSVVPRYIGESVSASKRAWEVEREQISAQIGTDAGPPWIVNVPLYALGCLVVFGTAVMAANGQRLIPLCILFSVGLVCLTPWPEQFNRYLCPTVPLLALSLCTTVGWIVKRSQQYSRVRWGGVLRIVAGLVVVGICLQQVAATVAVYAKRHLEVRYHSRSGETIGYRLFFYMDSSRALDAGVDWLLAHVKSGDVIASSMPHWVYLRTGNKVVMPPFESDPLKAQQLLESVPVTYLILDEGLAIDSQRFTKGVVERFPERWKRVYSDDVTTETGVRHEGAFAIYERIHPEPAAVQSERDTMTHRTPQHILTAARPHEAR; from the coding sequence GTGCCGACTATGTGGGCGATGTGGCGGGGTGAGACTAGTAAAGAACGGACGGTGTATGTAATCCTTGGATTGCTGATCGTCGCGCTCTGGCTGCCTCGCATGCAGGGCCCAATCGACTTCCGCTGGGATGGCGGCGTGTACTACGTGCTTGGAACGTCGCTCGCCGAAGGGAAGGGATATCGACTGCTGAATGAGCCCGGCGAGATCCAGGCAAATCAATACCCTCCGCTATTTCCGCTGATCATTGCTGCGCATCAACTCGTCCTGGGAACGAGCGACCCCTTGGTCGTTGGCCGCCTGCTTCGATTTTCCTCATTCCTGGCGTTCACGGCCTATATCTTCGCGATCTATACACTCATGCGGAGGCATCTTTCGATCCCCTTGGCATTTTGGGGGACCGTTGTGACCTTGCTGAGTGTGTATACGTATTTTTTGTCCGATCTCTGCTTCCCGGATATGCTCTATGGCTTTCTCACGGTCGGATTTCTGCTCGTCTATGATCGTGACGTGCGAACATCTTCGTCCGCATGGGCCGGCGCCGTTGCGATTGCCGCGGTTGCCTTGCGTACGGCGGGGATTGCCCTGCTTGTGGCGTGGATCGGCGAAGGGCTGGTACGAAGACAATGGAAGACCGCGTTCATCCGGAGCCTAATGGCGGCGCTTCCGGTCCTCGGATGGTTCTCGTATGTGCAGTCTGTCGAAACGAGTGCGGGGTATCAGCATCCCGCATATGCCTACCAGCGGGCCGACTATATGTTCTACAACGTCAGCTATGCGAAGAACGTGTCGTTGATCGACCCTTTTGATCCAACCCTGGGCTACTCCACTGTCGGTGATCGAGTAGGACGTTTCTTAAGCAACGTCTCCGTGGTTCCGCGCTATATCGGCGAGTCTGTGAGCGCGTCAAAGCGGGCATGGGAAGTGGAGCGGGAACAGATCTCGGCGCAGATCGGGACCGATGCGGGGCCCCCATGGATCGTCAATGTTCCGCTCTATGCGTTGGGATGCCTTGTCGTATTCGGTACAGCCGTGATGGCCGCGAACGGGCAACGGCTGATCCCCTTGTGCATCCTGTTCTCCGTCGGGCTGGTTTGTCTCACTCCATGGCCTGAGCAATTCAATCGATATCTGTGCCCAACCGTTCCTTTGTTAGCCCTGTCTCTTTGTACGACGGTTGGCTGGATCGTGAAACGATCCCAGCAATATTCTCGGGTGCGTTGGGGCGGCGTGCTTCGAATTGTAGCCGGTTTGGTAGTGGTCGGGATCTGTTTGCAACAGGTCGCGGCGACCGTGGCCGTGTATGCGAAGCGGCATCTTGAAGTTCGGTATCACAGCCGCTCTGGCGAAACGATCGGCTATCGCTTGTTTTTCTATATGGATTCATCTCGCGCGCTTGATGCGGGCGTGGATTGGTTGCTGGCGCATGTCAAGTCAGGTGACGTCATTGCCTCGTCGATGCCTCACTGGGTCTATCTCCGAACAGGAAATAAGGTGGTCATGCCGCCGTTCGAATCCGACCCGCTCAAGGCCCAACAACTCTTGGAATCCGTTCCGGTGACCTATCTCATTCTGGACGAAGGGCTCGCGATTGATAGCCAGCGGTTCACGAAGGGTGTCGTCGAACGATTTCCGGAACGCTGGAAACGTGTATACAGTGATGACGTCACAACGGAAACGGGAGTACGACATGAGGGGGCCTTCGCCATTTACGAACGAATCCATCCGGAGCCGGCTGCGGTTCAGTCTGAACGGGATACGATGACGCACCGGACTCCTCAACATATCCTCACGGCAGCGAGGCCTCATGAAGCCCGGTGA
- a CDS encoding NAD(P)/FAD-dependent oxidoreductase: MSKESSVIIGAGPAGLTTAYELGKRGMTSTVLEASDQVGGISKTVNYRGYRFDIGGHRFFSKVPLINELWHEILGEEFLLRPRISRIYYNQHFFDYPLKPMNALAGLGPLESFLIGLSYIKAKFFHIQDEKTFEQWVSNRFGYRLYNIFFKTYTEKVWGIPCHEISADWAAQRIKNLSLKQAVRNALFGAKQGMDGSTLTSLIEQFHYPRFGPGLMWERCRGLIETQGSQTIQGVHVERVRHRHGQVDCVQGRGAAGESLEYAGQHFVSTMPLRELVQALDPLPPDDVLKAAQSLRYRDYLTVVLVIDREAVFPDNWLYVHSPEVKLGRIQNYKNWSPYMVPDPSRTSLGLEYFLWDTDDMWTWSDERLIELGIRECAQIGLIDPREVKDGTVVRMEKAYPVYDQTYQDSVATIRGYLETFSNLQTIGRNGLHRYNNQDHSMLTGVYAAGNILGDKRDVWSVNTEKEYHEEGQTSQPNAGDRLVPARVSVSVDETIAAAEDAMIEVAFAKIDPVALGIAVGAVSGIGIFMASAGLLLKGGPAPGPTLSLLGNYLFGFEVTWLGAFIGMGEAGLVGFAVGALAAGLRNWTLVGYAQFVRRRAERDDRRHLLDKM; encoded by the coding sequence GTGAGCAAAGAATCTTCTGTCATTATCGGGGCAGGACCGGCAGGACTCACGACCGCCTACGAGTTGGGGAAGCGCGGGATGACGTCCACCGTGCTTGAGGCGAGCGATCAGGTCGGAGGCATCTCAAAGACCGTCAATTACCGCGGGTATCGATTTGATATCGGCGGACATCGGTTCTTTTCGAAAGTCCCCCTCATCAATGAGTTGTGGCATGAAATTCTGGGAGAAGAGTTTCTGCTTCGTCCGCGGATTTCACGCATTTACTATAATCAACATTTCTTCGACTATCCCCTGAAGCCGATGAATGCGCTGGCTGGCCTCGGTCCGCTGGAATCGTTTCTGATCGGCCTCAGTTACATTAAGGCTAAGTTCTTCCACATTCAGGACGAAAAAACATTTGAGCAATGGGTCTCCAACCGATTCGGGTATCGGCTCTACAACATTTTCTTCAAGACCTACACGGAGAAGGTCTGGGGGATTCCGTGCCACGAGATCTCAGCAGACTGGGCGGCGCAACGCATTAAGAACCTCTCCTTGAAGCAAGCCGTGCGGAATGCGCTCTTTGGCGCCAAGCAGGGAATGGACGGCTCGACACTGACCTCTTTGATCGAGCAATTTCACTATCCCCGCTTTGGTCCGGGATTGATGTGGGAACGGTGCCGCGGTTTGATCGAAACGCAGGGTTCGCAAACGATCCAAGGTGTGCACGTGGAGCGTGTCCGGCATCGTCACGGTCAGGTCGATTGCGTTCAGGGCCGAGGCGCAGCCGGCGAGTCGCTGGAGTACGCCGGCCAGCATTTCGTGTCGACGATGCCGCTGCGTGAACTGGTGCAGGCCCTGGATCCTTTGCCGCCTGACGATGTGCTCAAGGCCGCACAGTCGCTCCGCTATCGGGATTATCTGACGGTCGTGCTGGTCATTGATCGCGAGGCGGTCTTCCCTGATAACTGGCTCTATGTCCATTCACCGGAGGTGAAGCTCGGACGGATTCAGAATTACAAAAATTGGAGTCCCTATATGGTGCCGGATCCCTCGCGGACCTCGCTGGGATTGGAATACTTCTTGTGGGACACGGATGATATGTGGACGTGGTCGGATGAGCGCCTTATTGAGCTGGGCATTCGAGAGTGCGCTCAAATCGGCCTGATCGATCCGCGGGAAGTCAAAGACGGAACGGTCGTGCGGATGGAGAAGGCCTATCCGGTCTATGACCAAACGTATCAAGACAGTGTCGCCACGATCCGTGGCTATCTGGAAACTTTCTCGAATCTACAGACCATCGGGCGAAACGGATTGCATCGCTATAACAATCAAGACCACTCTATGTTGACCGGTGTGTATGCGGCGGGAAACATTCTCGGAGACAAGCGCGATGTCTGGTCGGTCAACACAGAGAAGGAATATCACGAAGAGGGCCAGACCTCTCAGCCGAACGCCGGGGATCGGCTGGTGCCGGCGCGCGTCTCCGTCTCAGTCGATGAGACGATCGCAGCGGCTGAAGATGCAATGATCGAAGTTGCGTTTGCGAAAATCGATCCGGTCGCGTTGGGGATAGCCGTCGGCGCGGTGAGTGGCATTGGAATATTCATGGCGTCGGCTGGTCTGTTACTCAAAGGCGGACCTGCGCCCGGCCCAACCTTGTCGTTGCTCGGGAACTATCTGTTCGGATTTGAAGTCACCTGGTTGGGCGCGTTCATCGGCATGGGTGAAGCCGGGCTGGTGGGGTTCGCGGTGGGGGCACTTGCGGCCGGACTCAGAAATTGGACGCTCGTGGGCTACGCACAGTTCGTTCGGCGGCGCGCCGAGCGGGACGATCGGCGCCATCTCCTCGATAAAATGTAA
- a CDS encoding glycosyltransferase: MNARASVRPVTLAVIVPVYNGGERFRASLDSIKRTDPQPDEIIVIGDGDTDGSSQYAEAAGVTLYRFPQPGGPGRARNLGASKAKSDLLFFIDADVTVPENVIRRAKEIFERDSEVAAMIGSYDDQPGESNFLSQYRNLLHHYVHQNGREEASTFWGACGAIRRDVFLAMGGFDETYLKPSIEDIELGYRLTRAGHTIRLCKSIQVKHWKRWMIGSMLQADFFQRAVPWTQLIHRHRGFVNDLNIGISGRVSVMLVFGFLGALVLAFWQPLGVAAAATMGLLLFMLNVRLYRFFLEKRGFGFAAQAIPWHWLYFLYSGVAFIVGTARHLVDRHWVGEKPASLLPSESVQPKSQVEKHG, translated from the coding sequence ATGAATGCCAGAGCATCGGTTCGGCCTGTAACGCTTGCGGTCATCGTTCCGGTCTACAACGGGGGCGAACGATTTCGCGCGAGCTTGGACTCGATCAAGCGCACGGATCCTCAGCCGGATGAAATTATCGTCATCGGCGACGGGGATACGGACGGCTCCTCGCAGTACGCAGAGGCGGCCGGCGTGACGCTCTATCGTTTCCCCCAGCCGGGAGGGCCCGGCCGCGCCAGAAATCTTGGCGCATCGAAGGCGAAATCGGATCTGCTCTTTTTCATTGATGCCGATGTGACCGTTCCGGAGAATGTTATTCGCCGGGCCAAGGAGATCTTTGAGCGAGATTCCGAGGTGGCGGCAATGATCGGATCGTATGACGATCAACCGGGAGAGTCGAATTTTCTGTCTCAGTACCGCAACCTGCTCCATCACTATGTCCATCAGAACGGTCGGGAGGAAGCTTCCACGTTTTGGGGCGCTTGCGGGGCGATCCGGCGGGATGTCTTTCTTGCCATGGGCGGATTTGATGAAACGTATCTCAAGCCCTCCATCGAGGATATTGAATTGGGCTACCGTCTCACCCGCGCCGGCCATACGATTCGGCTTTGTAAATCGATTCAAGTCAAGCATTGGAAGCGTTGGATGATTGGATCGATGCTTCAAGCGGACTTCTTTCAACGGGCCGTGCCCTGGACGCAGCTGATCCATCGGCACCGGGGTTTTGTGAACGATTTGAATATCGGCATCTCCGGGCGTGTGAGTGTCATGTTGGTTTTCGGATTTCTCGGGGCGCTGGTGCTGGCGTTCTGGCAACCTCTGGGCGTGGCCGCTGCGGCGACTATGGGGCTGCTGCTGTTTATGCTCAATGTCCGGCTTTACCGATTTTTCCTGGAGAAGCGCGGGTTCGGCTTCGCAGCACAGGCCATCCCATGGCACTGGTTGTATTTTTTGTATAGCGGAGTCGCCTTCATTGTTGGGACGGCACGCCATCTTGTCGACCGTCATTGGGTCGGCGAAAAGCCAGCCTCGCTCCTTCCGTCTGAGTCGGTGCAACCAAAATCACAGGTGGAGAAACACGGGTGA
- a CDS encoding lysylphosphatidylglycerol synthase transmembrane domain-containing protein — protein MLRVILLLVGFLTLGLIVWHIGPGNIYDAATRLGPVALCVILIPSLVMYAVEAYGWKITLGPAGQSVSFLRVLAVRTAGEVVNMTTPTAYVGGEPLKAYLLQKSGVPLVEGLASVVIAKTTMTIAQVLFILLGIALGFWILGAQGSSGQIVAAGLLSIGLLAFGTMAFVFVQRRGLFTWTLETLRKFGMRIGFLEAREDKLRALDQTILNFYTRHQGAFYASTGLYFLGWLAEALEVFVIIYYLGGPADVWSAISIGALSVFIKGGTFFIPGSLGAQDGGNLLLLQAFGYSDVTGITFALLRRFRELVWIGIGLGCLALTGNQSDVAQKGSLQ, from the coding sequence GTGCTGAGAGTCATCCTCCTCCTCGTCGGCTTCCTCACGCTCGGTCTCATTGTCTGGCACATCGGTCCTGGGAATATTTATGACGCTGCGACCAGACTCGGGCCGGTGGCATTGTGCGTTATCCTCATTCCTTCCCTCGTCATGTATGCCGTCGAGGCCTATGGGTGGAAGATCACGCTTGGTCCGGCCGGACAGTCGGTCTCGTTCCTGCGGGTCTTGGCTGTTCGCACGGCCGGTGAAGTGGTGAATATGACGACTCCGACCGCGTATGTCGGCGGCGAACCGCTGAAAGCGTATCTGTTGCAGAAGTCCGGCGTGCCGTTGGTGGAAGGGTTGGCCTCCGTCGTCATTGCCAAGACCACCATGACCATTGCTCAGGTGCTGTTTATTCTTTTAGGAATCGCGTTGGGCTTCTGGATTTTGGGTGCGCAGGGTTCGTCGGGACAAATCGTGGCGGCAGGGTTGCTGAGCATCGGGCTGTTGGCCTTCGGGACCATGGCCTTTGTGTTCGTGCAGCGGCGCGGCCTCTTTACCTGGACCCTGGAGACGCTGCGGAAGTTCGGTATGCGGATCGGCTTTCTCGAAGCACGGGAAGACAAGCTGCGGGCGCTCGATCAGACGATTCTGAATTTCTATACTCGCCATCAGGGGGCGTTCTATGCGTCCACTGGTTTGTATTTCCTGGGGTGGTTGGCTGAGGCGCTGGAAGTGTTCGTGATCATCTACTATCTCGGTGGTCCGGCCGATGTCTGGTCGGCAATCTCGATCGGAGCCCTCTCCGTCTTCATCAAAGGCGGGACGTTCTTCATCCCCGGCAGCCTGGGTGCGCAGGACGGCGGCAATCTGCTGTTGCTCCAAGCCTTCGGCTATTCGGATGTGACGGGGATTACCTTCGCCCTGCTACGGCGATTCCGCGAGTTGGTCTGGATCGGGATCGGGTTGGGGTGTCTCGCACTGACGGGAAATCAATCTGACGTTGCTCAGAAAGGTTCTCTCCAGTAA